A genomic window from Chitinophaga pollutisoli includes:
- a CDS encoding LytTR family DNA-binding domain-containing protein → MQTLRCLIVDDEPGAHYVLEAHIEKVQALQVVGHCYNAMETANFLHREKVDVVFLDINMPELSGLDLLKTLGPTRPKIILTTAYSEFALESYEYDVVDYILKPISFPRFLKAVNKILQQEAPVEKPAVEPLVLKTGSTQTTVDPAEIYYVQSMGNYVKVYLENKCLIVNATTVEMEKLLPPSCFVRIHKSYIIATDKVEEWGPRHVVILDESLPVGQTFKINLNKLKER, encoded by the coding sequence AAACACTCCGTTGCCTGATCGTAGATGACGAACCCGGAGCGCACTACGTACTGGAAGCGCATATCGAAAAAGTACAGGCCCTGCAGGTGGTGGGCCATTGCTACAATGCCATGGAAACCGCCAATTTCCTCCATCGCGAAAAGGTGGACGTTGTTTTCCTGGACATCAACATGCCCGAACTGAGCGGGCTCGACCTGCTCAAAACCCTCGGCCCCACACGCCCCAAAATCATCCTCACCACCGCCTACAGCGAGTTCGCCCTCGAAAGCTACGAGTATGACGTGGTGGATTACATCCTCAAACCCATCTCCTTCCCCCGCTTCCTGAAGGCTGTCAATAAAATCCTCCAGCAGGAAGCGCCCGTGGAAAAGCCCGCCGTGGAGCCGCTGGTACTCAAAACCGGCAGCACCCAAACCACCGTGGACCCCGCCGAGATCTACTACGTCCAAAGCATGGGCAACTACGTAAAGGTGTATCTCGAAAACAAATGCCTGATCGTAAACGCCACCACAGTCGAAATGGAGAAACTCCTTCCCCCCAGCTGCTTCGTCCGCATCCATAAATCCTACATCATCGCTACCGATAAAGTGGAAGAATGGGGCCCCCGACATGTGGTGATCCTCGACGAAAGCCTGCCTGTGGGCCAGACTTTCAAAATCAATCTCAACAAGCTGAAAGAACGCTGA
- a CDS encoding GDSL-type esterase/lipase family protein, with amino-acid sequence MMQRLLLAAAILAVTTARAQQIDSTYANDYYNGRMALFATFPEQRGAIVMLGNSITERAAWPELLPGKKIANRGIGGDNTFGVLARLDGVIAMRPSKIFLLIGINDLGRGLPENVILANYRRILERLTASLPKTKIYVESVLPMHESKLPAYLQNKAGKVASLNTGIAALAKEFNLPFLNLHEWAADANGQLKAEYTGDGIHLTPIAYAAWIKWLQEKKAL; translated from the coding sequence ATGATGCAAAGACTCCTCCTTGCCGCCGCCATCCTGGCCGTAACCACCGCCCGGGCGCAGCAGATCGACAGTACCTATGCCAACGATTATTACAACGGCCGCATGGCCCTTTTCGCCACCTTCCCCGAGCAGCGGGGCGCTATCGTAATGCTGGGCAACAGTATCACGGAGCGCGCGGCGTGGCCTGAGCTGCTGCCGGGTAAAAAGATCGCCAACCGTGGCATCGGCGGCGACAATACCTTTGGCGTGCTGGCCCGCCTCGATGGCGTCATCGCCATGCGCCCTTCGAAAATATTCCTCCTCATCGGCATTAACGATCTCGGCCGTGGCCTGCCGGAAAACGTCATCCTGGCCAATTACCGCCGTATCCTGGAAAGATTGACGGCCTCGCTGCCGAAAACAAAAATCTACGTGGAAAGCGTGTTGCCGATGCATGAAAGCAAACTGCCCGCATACCTGCAAAACAAAGCAGGGAAGGTGGCGTCCCTCAATACCGGGATCGCCGCGCTGGCAAAGGAATTCAACCTGCCCTTCCTCAACCTCCACGAATGGGCTGCCGATGCAAACGGCCAGCTGAAAGCGGAATACACGGGCGACGGCATCCATCTTACCCCCATTGCTTACGCCGCTTGGATAAAATGGCTGCAGGAAAAGAAAGCGTTGTGA
- a CDS encoding PhzF family phenazine biosynthesis protein — protein MKSEQNTMPYYVLDVFTNERFKGNPLPVVVTGKPLETSLYQQISREFGYVETSFMHYSKEDKALRVRSFTRQGREISGAGHNLLGAVCLAVLKDMNVFRVQEGGPSVIMKDKRVQLNIETNSNDLPFIGMLQQPARTGNTVPAEDIAAALHLLPEDVKLYDWQPTVVTTEVSHLMVPLRNIDALNRAAQAGGALQNIATGYGFQGCYCFTMTDKDTPQIAQARFFHPGGGEDAATGSAAGPLGAYLFQKGYIHKEKEYAVLQGVKIQQPSILRFRVTGAGIWVSGASTIVMEGILHV, from the coding sequence ATGAAATCCGAACAGAACACCATGCCCTATTATGTTCTCGATGTTTTTACCAACGAACGTTTTAAAGGCAATCCCTTACCCGTGGTCGTAACCGGCAAACCGCTGGAGACCTCGCTTTACCAACAGATTTCCCGTGAATTCGGTTATGTCGAAACTTCTTTCATGCATTATTCGAAAGAAGATAAAGCGCTCCGCGTCCGCTCCTTTACGCGCCAGGGCCGCGAGATCAGCGGCGCCGGCCATAACCTGCTCGGGGCCGTATGCCTGGCGGTACTGAAAGACATGAACGTTTTCCGCGTTCAGGAGGGCGGTCCGTCGGTGATCATGAAAGACAAGCGCGTTCAGCTCAACATTGAAACCAACAGCAACGACCTCCCGTTCATCGGCATGTTGCAACAGCCGGCGCGCACCGGCAATACGGTTCCGGCGGAAGACATCGCCGCAGCCCTTCACCTGCTGCCCGAAGATGTGAAGCTGTACGACTGGCAGCCTACGGTTGTTACCACCGAAGTATCGCACCTGATGGTGCCCCTCCGCAATATCGACGCGCTCAACCGTGCCGCCCAGGCCGGCGGCGCCCTACAGAACATCGCCACAGGCTACGGCTTCCAGGGTTGTTATTGCTTTACGATGACCGATAAGGACACGCCCCAGATCGCACAGGCGCGCTTCTTCCACCCCGGTGGCGGAGAAGACGCCGCTACGGGATCGGCAGCGGGCCCGCTGGGCGCGTATCTCTTCCAGAAGGGGTATATCCATAAGGAGAAAGAATATGCCGTGCTGCAGGGCGTGAAGATCCAGCAACCATCCATACTGCGGTTCCGCGTCACCGGCGCGGGGATTTGGGTAAGCGGGGCCTCCACCATCGTAATGGAAGGTATTTTGCACGTCTAG
- a CDS encoding helix-turn-helix transcriptional regulator has product MSIPPIKDTELSTKIAQLELVSEDLPAVVIIHNILTQSVEYMSPWGQRLLRTDLQALKDMGIAYFHRFFNPAEMDDYVPRIMQLIQGNREREFVSFFHQVRPTPEDPWQWYLGATRIFFRNAEGVPTHCITFALPVEQAHYINAKVNRLLKENTFLRANKHIFAELTQREREVLTLMGLGRNSAEMAIELNISEKTVTTHRRNIKNKLKAHSSYDITQFAQAFDLI; this is encoded by the coding sequence ATGAGCATCCCACCTATTAAGGACACGGAACTGTCAACCAAGATCGCACAATTAGAGCTGGTCAGCGAAGACCTCCCGGCTGTCGTCATCATACATAACATCCTCACGCAATCCGTGGAGTATATGTCACCATGGGGCCAACGCCTGTTGCGTACGGATCTCCAGGCGCTGAAAGATATGGGCATCGCTTATTTCCACCGTTTTTTCAACCCGGCGGAAATGGACGATTACGTGCCCCGCATCATGCAGCTGATACAAGGGAACCGCGAGCGGGAGTTCGTGTCGTTTTTCCACCAGGTACGGCCAACCCCGGAGGATCCCTGGCAGTGGTACCTCGGCGCCACGCGCATCTTCTTCCGCAACGCCGAAGGCGTTCCCACGCATTGCATCACCTTCGCGCTGCCGGTGGAGCAGGCGCATTACATCAATGCGAAAGTAAACCGGCTGCTGAAGGAAAACACTTTCCTGCGCGCCAACAAGCACATCTTCGCTGAGCTGACACAGCGCGAGCGCGAAGTACTGACGCTGATGGGCCTCGGCCGCAACTCCGCGGAAATGGCCATTGAGTTGAATATCTCCGAGAAAACGGTGACCACGCATCGCCGCAACATCAAAAACAAGCTGAAAGCGCATTCCAGCTACGACATCACGCAATTCGCGCAGGCATTCGATCTGATTTAA
- a CDS encoding ROK family transcriptional regulator has protein sequence MGHPTFFDELNRADLGGVAYKNLHLKKKILAWFTQHDNSTIADLSRELNASTPKVTHLLSDLLREGLVSDYGKIDSTGGRKPNIYGIAPDAGFFVGVEVKKFHVNIGLLDFKRNLVKITERIPYQLENTPASLDMLCEIIGRFLDALPVPREKVMGMGVNISGRIQYATGYSHNFFNFSEAPLSQVFESRTGIRTFLENDSRAMAFGEFSSGALRQEKNALFINLDHGIGLGILVNGQLYHGKSGFAGEFGHMPVFNNERMCHCGKKGCLETEASGQALIRHFMEKLGEGVTTIVQPDPQTGQVLLDDIIAAAAKGDILAIELIGAIGEKLGKGIAMLINLFNPELVILGGSMSATGDIIRLPIKSAINKYSLPLVNNDMQLVLSTLGEKAGVTGACLLVRNKLLSLA, from the coding sequence ATGGGTCACCCTACTTTTTTCGATGAACTGAACAGGGCGGACCTGGGCGGGGTCGCGTATAAGAATTTGCATTTGAAGAAGAAGATCCTGGCCTGGTTCACCCAACACGACAATTCCACGATTGCGGACCTGTCGCGCGAGCTGAATGCATCCACGCCGAAGGTTACCCACTTGCTAAGTGATCTGCTGCGCGAGGGCCTGGTGAGCGATTACGGCAAGATCGACAGCACCGGCGGCCGCAAGCCAAACATTTACGGTATCGCGCCCGACGCCGGTTTTTTCGTGGGGGTGGAAGTGAAGAAATTCCACGTCAACATCGGCCTGCTCGATTTCAAGCGCAACCTGGTAAAGATCACGGAAAGGATCCCTTACCAGTTGGAGAATACACCCGCTTCGCTCGACATGCTTTGCGAGATCATCGGCCGCTTTCTCGACGCGCTGCCCGTGCCCCGCGAAAAAGTCATGGGTATGGGCGTGAACATCTCCGGCCGCATACAGTATGCCACCGGCTACAGCCACAATTTCTTCAACTTCAGCGAAGCGCCTCTCAGCCAGGTGTTTGAAAGCAGGACCGGCATCCGCACCTTCCTGGAAAATGATTCCCGCGCCATGGCTTTCGGCGAATTCAGCAGCGGCGCTCTCCGCCAGGAAAAGAACGCGCTATTCATCAACCTCGACCACGGCATCGGCCTCGGCATCCTCGTAAACGGACAGCTCTACCACGGCAAATCCGGGTTTGCGGGCGAGTTCGGCCACATGCCTGTTTTCAACAATGAGCGGATGTGCCATTGCGGTAAAAAAGGCTGCCTGGAAACGGAAGCCTCCGGCCAGGCGCTCATCCGGCATTTCATGGAGAAGCTGGGCGAAGGGGTTACCACCATCGTGCAACCCGACCCGCAAACCGGCCAGGTACTGCTCGACGATATCATCGCCGCCGCCGCAAAAGGCGACATTCTTGCCATTGAGCTCATCGGCGCTATCGGCGAAAAACTCGGCAAAGGCATCGCCATGCTCATCAATCTGTTCAATCCCGAGCTGGTGATCCTCGGCGGCAGCATGAGCGCCACAGGCGATATCATCCGCCTGCCCATCAAATCCGCCATCAACAAATATTCCCTCCCGCTCGTCAACAACGATATGCAGCTGGTGCTTTCCACCCTCGGTGAAAAGGCCGGTGTTACCGGGGCCTGCCTGTTGGTACGCAACAAGTTATTATCGCTCGCGTGA
- a CDS encoding alpha/beta hydrolase: protein MRLLCLLLLCSIGGSAQSRIDYAVKDQDTLYMLHFAPQGTPNGMTVMHVHGGGFSGGSPDGDRAFAEGLQARGYNVFSISYRLFLKGSDFGCGTATPVKLKAIATAVEDVADAARFLLENGKALQVDTSKLYLSGSSAGAEAILHLLYNPFAASDRQRYDYFKKQRFKGALVFAGGLVDINPVDKHTWVPTLFMHGTTDELVPYGTAAHRFCRADQPGWMIMFGDKSIYEKGKRMQQPGLLYTYVGRGHEVSGYMNREVPKIDQFLQQVNSGKKMNAQEIIVPKGK from the coding sequence ATGAGATTACTTTGTCTGCTGCTGCTTTGCAGCATTGGCGGCAGCGCCCAAAGCCGCATCGACTACGCGGTGAAAGACCAGGACACCTTATACATGCTGCATTTCGCGCCGCAGGGAACGCCTAACGGGATGACCGTGATGCACGTCCATGGAGGCGGCTTCTCGGGTGGTTCTCCGGATGGCGACCGTGCTTTTGCGGAAGGGCTGCAGGCGAGGGGATATAACGTGTTTTCCATTTCTTACCGACTCTTTCTCAAAGGCAGCGATTTCGGCTGCGGAACGGCTACGCCCGTCAAACTGAAAGCCATCGCCACCGCGGTGGAAGATGTAGCCGACGCGGCAAGGTTCCTGCTCGAAAATGGGAAAGCGCTGCAGGTGGATACTTCCAAACTATATCTCTCCGGCAGCAGTGCTGGTGCCGAGGCCATCCTGCACCTGCTGTATAATCCCTTCGCGGCATCGGACCGTCAGCGGTACGATTATTTCAAAAAACAAAGGTTCAAAGGCGCGCTGGTATTCGCCGGCGGGCTGGTGGACATCAACCCGGTGGATAAGCACACCTGGGTGCCGACGCTCTTCATGCACGGCACAACCGATGAGCTGGTGCCATACGGCACGGCTGCGCACCGCTTCTGCCGCGCGGACCAGCCGGGTTGGATGATCATGTTCGGCGACAAATCGATTTACGAAAAAGGCAAGCGCATGCAGCAGCCCGGCTTGTTGTACACCTACGTGGGCCGCGGGCATGAAGTGAGCGGTTACATGAACCGGGAGGTACCGAAAATCGACCAGTTCCTGCAACAGGTCAATTCCGGGAAAAAGATGAACGCCCAGGAGATCATTGTGCCTAAAGGGAAATAA